One Dehalococcoidia bacterium genomic window, GGATTCGCGATATCCTGCGCAATCGAGCATATCTGGGGACCTACTCCCGTTTCGGCGTAAAGGTTCCAGGCAGTCATCCCCCGATAATCCCCACCAGCGTCTTCAGCAGGGTACAGGAGCGGCTTTGTGCAAAGCCCAGGCAAGGGGGATATACCCGCAGGCAGCCCTTCCTCCTGGCTGGCCTTGCCTACTGCGGTTATTGTGGCAATAAGATGATCGGGGTGAACCGTAGCCAGACCTGGACCCGGCAGAGGGATGGGGGGCAGAGCAAGGGGGAGTATCGCTATTATCAGTGCCAGTCGAGAGCCAACCAGAGCGTTTGCCAGTACCACACACGGAGAGCTGAGAGTCTAGAGATCGCTGTCCTTGCTGCGCTATGGAGATTCAGCAGCCCCGATGCGCGGGAGCAATTGATTAAGCAACCCATACCCCCTGTTGACGATAAAACAACAGATCAGCCTGAATTAGACAAAAAGCTGAAGGCTCTGGGAAGAAAATTCCACGTGCACCTCGACCAGGCAGCCCGGGGCGTTATATCCCTGGAGGAGCTGCGCGCTGCTGGTGGGGAACTGGTGAAGGAGAGGCAGTTTTTGCAGCAAAGGCTCGCCATCCTTCAGGCTGAGGCGAGTGGGGAGATCACCACAGAGCAACGCCGGCGATCTACCCTCGAGGCGCTGGAGAAGCTTCAGCAGCTGTGGGAGTCAATGACCTTCCCGGCGAGACGAGCCCTGCTTCAGTATGTAATAGAACGCATTGTGGTCTACGATGACCACATAGACCCAATGCTCAGGCTATGATGAGCGCGAAAAACCTGATCATTCATGCTGATGGGGCTTCAAGGGGCAACCCGGGGCCCGCTGCCATCGGGGTTGTCATAGAGGCTGAGCAGGGGAGAGTGGTCGCAAGAATCTCAAAGGCAATCGGCATAACCACTAACAATCGAGCGGAGTACCTCGCCCTTATCGCCGGCCTTAAAGAGGCGCTGAAACTGGGTGCGGAGAGCGTGGAGCTCAAAATGGACTCCGAGCTCATCGTGAAGCAACTTACCGGCAGATACCGGGTAAGAAATCCAGCGTTGAAGCCGCTATTTGAACAAGCCCATCAACTGATGAAGGAATTTCAATCTTCTCCTATCGTTCACATCCCCAGGGAGCAAAACAAAGCAGCGGATGCCTTATGCCGCCAGGCGCTCCGCAGCGCGGGCAATTAAATCACCAGGAAAGGAGATTAATATGCCTACGGTATGGGTTGGCGACATCAACATGTATTACGAGATTCATGGAAAGGGCGAACCCCTGCTCTTGATTATGGGATTGGGCAGTGACCTGACAAGCTGGATATTTCAGATTCCAGAGTTCTCAAAAAAGTACCGGGTGATAGCCTTCGATAACCGCGGCGTGGGGCGAAGCGATGCACCGGATATGCCATACTCCACTGCGATGATGGCCGATGACACCACCGGACTCCTGGATGCATTGGGCATCGAAAGAGCCCATATTCTGGGACTATCTATGGGTGGCTTCATCGCACAGGAGCTTGCCCTTAAATACCCGCAACGGGTGAAAAGCCTGGTCCTGGCTGCGACCGCAGTCGGCCCCTATTCCTGGGCTACGCACGTCCTGGGTATACAGATAAGGCTAGCCCAGGAGGGCGTCAAACAGGAAACGCTCATCACCCTGCGGCTTTCCTGGCTGTTCACCGATAAGTTCTTTAACAACCCGGAAATGGTTCGTAAGGTGACCGATATAATGCTGGCAAATCCCTATCCACAGCCGGTGCACGCCTACGCTCGACAGTTTGCTGCCGCAAATGAGCATGACACGCGGGACCGCATCGGTAAAATAACCGCTCCAACGCTGGTGCTCGTGGGCAAGGAGGATATGCTGCTCCCGGTCAAGATGTCGGAGGAGCTGGCAGCAGGTATACCCAATTCCGAACTGGTTGTCCTTGAGGGGGGAGGACACGGTTTCTTGGTCGAGATTGCGGGCAGGTTCAATCAGGCAGTGATGGATTTTTTAGCGAAGGTATAGAAGAAGTTGCGCGGGCTTTAGCCCCGCCCCAATTCAGAAAGAAAACGATGGCCACCGCCTGACGGATTTACCTTGATATTTTCCCTGCTTTGTAGTAGAGTCTAAAGTGGGCCAGGTGAACCGGGTGACCGCTCCCCGATAATGTCGGGGGGAGGAAAGTCCGAGCTCCACCGGGCAGGAGGCTGGGTAACGCCCAGGGTCCTCCGATAAATCGGGGGATACGGAAAGTGCCACAGAAACATACCACCCCGGCTCGCCGGGGTAAGGGTGAAATGGCGAGGTAAGAGCTCACCGCTCCGATGGTGACATCGGTGGCGGGCAAACCCCCTCCGGAGCAAGACCAAATAGAAGGGAAGAGGACGCCCGGCCTC contains:
- a CDS encoding recombinase family protein, with the translated sequence MKAIGYFRVFSDAEQGAPSPQAEQQEGFHQFCQEHGYGPLKTFTDTDSAGRFNDTEYRRMLRHIRDQRENLIVVVKSLRYLHPDPKETVRCVLELDGLGAMVNSIDEALEEPLAAALNMWSTQRQGKGSGERVREAMKMRAIHGMGLGKPPFGYRIGANQKLEVMPEEAETVGLIYRLYLQENMGVRLIARYLNEQGITTRKGNRWSIVGIRDILRNRAYLGTYSRFGVKVPGSHPPIIPTSVFSRVQERLCAKPRQGGYTRRQPFLLAGLAYCGYCGNKMIGVNRSQTWTRQRDGGQSKGEYRYYQCQSRANQSVCQYHTRRAESLEIAVLAALWRFSSPDAREQLIKQPIPPVDDKTTDQPELDKKLKALGRKFHVHLDQAARGVISLEELRAAGGELVKERQFLQQRLAILQAEASGEITTEQRRRSTLEALEKLQQLWESMTFPARRALLQYVIERIVVYDDHIDPMLRL
- a CDS encoding ribonuclease HI family protein; this encodes MMSAKNLIIHADGASRGNPGPAAIGVVIEAEQGRVVARISKAIGITTNNRAEYLALIAGLKEALKLGAESVELKMDSELIVKQLTGRYRVRNPALKPLFEQAHQLMKEFQSSPIVHIPREQNKAADALCRQALRSAGN
- a CDS encoding alpha/beta hydrolase; this translates as MPTVWVGDINMYYEIHGKGEPLLLIMGLGSDLTSWIFQIPEFSKKYRVIAFDNRGVGRSDAPDMPYSTAMMADDTTGLLDALGIERAHILGLSMGGFIAQELALKYPQRVKSLVLAATAVGPYSWATHVLGIQIRLAQEGVKQETLITLRLSWLFTDKFFNNPEMVRKVTDIMLANPYPQPVHAYARQFAAANEHDTRDRIGKITAPTLVLVGKEDMLLPVKMSEELAAGIPNSELVVLEGGGHGFLVEIAGRFNQAVMDFLAKV